CGCGGTCAGCATCAGCACCCGGGTCAGCGCGCCGGAGGCGGCCAGGTCGGCGCAGATCTGGTCGCCGTGCACGCCTGGCAGGTCCCGGTCCAGGACCACCACGTCGTAGCGGGTGACGAACGCCGCCTCGTGCCCGGCGTTCCCGTCGTAGGCGACGTCCACCGCCATGCCGCGCTTGCGCAGCCCGCGCGCGATCGCGTCGGCGAGGTTGCGCTCGTCCTCGACCACAAGTACCCGCATCCCGGCCTCCCACTTGGTGACCTCCCACAACCTAGTGCCGGGGGCCAAACCGGCCGGCACCCGCCGCCGTTGCAGAAAACCTTCGGGTACGCGATGCTCGCCGGCAGCGAGCGACAACCGCCTCCGGCCACCGGCCGGGCCCGAGCGCAGGGGAGCCCCAATGACACTCGTCGACCCCGGCCGCGACGTCGCGTACCGCCGCTTCCGGTTCCCGGCGGACCGCGGCCTGGGGCGGGCCGACGGGCTCGGCGCCGGGCCGGACGGGCTGGCGCCGGACGGGACGGCCGGCCGGCCGACACACGCCGGCCCGTACGCCGGGAGCTGGACCTCCCCGGTCACACCGGTCGGCTTCGCCGCCACCGAGCTGGTGCCCTCCTGGACCGCCGACACACCGTCCGGCTCCTGGCTCCGGGTGGAGCTGCGGGGCTGCGATGCCGGTGCCGCCACCACCGGCTGGTACGACCTGGGCCGCTGGGCGGCCGACGACGGCACGGTGCGTCGCTCGTCGGTGCCCGGGCAGTCCGACGAACGGGCCCGGGTCGCCGCGGACACGCTGCGGGTGACGGGTGCGACGGTGACCGGCTGGCAGGTCCGGGTGACGCTGCTTCGCCGGCCCGACGCGCCGGCCGGCCCGACACTGCGCACGATCGGCGTGGTCGCCTCCGCCGACCCCGGTGCGGCCGGGTCGGCGGTGAGCGCGCCGGCCGGGTACGGCTTGGCGCGCGGACGGGTCCTCGACGTGCCGCGCTACGCGCAGCGACTGCACGCCGGCGGCGAGACCCGGTGGGGTGGCGGCGGCGACTCCTGGTGCAGCCCCACCTGCGTGTCGATGGTGCTCGACTTCTGGGGCGCCGGCCCCGCCCCGCACCGGTACGCCTGGGTCGACCCGCCCGGTCCCCGGCCGGCCGTGGTGCACGCCGCCCGGCACTGCTACGACCATGCGTACGCCGGCGCCGGAAACTGGCCGTTCAACACCGCGTACGCGGCGACGCACGGGGTGGACGCGTTCGTCACCCGGCTACGCTCGCTGGCCGAGGCGGAGCGCTTCGTGGCCGCCGGCATCCCGCTCGTCGTCTCGGCGGCGTTCACCCGGGGGCAGGTGCCCGGGCTGGACTACGACACCGCCGGGCATCTCATCGTGCTGGCCGGCTTCACCGGCGACGGGGACCCGGTGCTCAACGACCCGTACGCCGCCGACGACGAGCGGGTCCGCCGGACCGTGGCGCGCGCGCCGTTCGAGGCGGCCTGGCAGTCCGGCAGCGGTGGGATCGCGTACGTGCTGCGGCCGGAGTCGGTGCCGCTGCCCCCGGCGCCCGCCCAGGCCAACTGGTGATCACCGGTCGGCCGGCCAGATCGCCAACCCGCCCGCCGGGTCGAGGCAGACGAGCACCGCGCCCGGGTCGACGCACTCGTCCCAGGAGCCGGGCAGCACCGCCCGGATCCGGACCTCCCCCGCCGGCACGTCGAGCGCGCCGACAAGCGTCCGGTCGCCGGTGAGGTGACGTACCCCGAGCAGGCCACCGGGCTCGCGGTCGGTGCCGGTGAGACGCCAGCGCCCCAGCCGGGCGAGCACCCGGCCGGTCCTCGGGTCGAGCACCCACCGGTGAAGTTCCAGCCCGACGCCGGGCGTGGCCGCGATCAGCCGGCCACCGAACGGGAACAACCCGAACCAGCGCTCGTCCGCCCAGCCGGGCCGGCCGGTGGCCGGATCGAGGGCCCGCGCGCCGCCGATCTGGTCGCGCAGGCAGACCATGCCGGCGCAGTCGGTGAACCAGAGCCCGGCACGCGGCTGCACCGGCACGGTCCACCTGGCGTCCAGCCGGTCCAGCCCGTACGCGGTGACCGTGCCCGGCCCGCCCTCGACAAGCAGCAGGCCGGCCACCACCTGGGCGTACCGGTAGGAGACGCGGTCCGGCGCGGGCGGCACCCGGCCGGTGAGCACCGGCGCGCCCGAGTCCGCGTCGTGCACGGTCACCCGGCCGTCCGGGGTGACGAGCACGAACTGCGTCACGCCCCGGTCGTCCGTCCGGTAGGCCACCCCCTGGGTGGGCATCGGCAGTGACCAGCGCGCCGCCCCGGTCACCGGGTCGGCGGCCAGCAGGCTGCCACCGCCGGTGGCCCCGGGATTCTCGAACAGCAGCCCGCCGGACGCGGTGCGGACCGGGTAGCCGGACTGCTGCCAGCGCGCCGCGCCGGTCGCCGGGTCGAGCAACGTGGAGCGCGTGTCCCCGGCCCCGGCCGGGCTGCTCGTCACCAGAAGCCCGTCCCCCATGGCACCCAACCCGAGCACGTGGTCGCCGGCCGGCAGCGTGAACCGCCACAACTGCGCTCCGTCGGACAGCCGGTGCCCGGTGACCGCCCGGCCGTCGCGGCCGACCGTGCCCGGCCCGTCGGCCACCATCAACCGGCCGGCCAGCGCCACGAAGGCGGCGCCCTGCGGCGCGGGCACCCGGACCGGGACCGGCCGACGCGGTGGCGCGGACGCGCCGGCCGACATGAGCAGCACCAGGCAGCCGAGCGCCACCGCGCGGGCGGCCCGACCGGGTGGCCGTCGGGGCGGCGCGGGAGACTCGTCGTCGTCCTCCCCGTGCCGCATCTCGCCCAACTCGATCACCGGGGTCACGGCAGCCGCCGCGTCGCGAAGTCGCCGTCGGAGTCCCGGCAGACCAGAAGCGCCCGGCTGGCGGCGCAGTCCGTGCCGAACAGCACGCCCCGGACCGGCAGCAGGTCGCCCGACAGGTCCAGCTCGGCGAGGAGCAGCCGGCCGCCGCCAAGCGGCCGGGTCAGGAACAGTCGCTCGGCGGCCTCGTCCTGCGGGACGATCGCCCAGCCCTTGAGGTCGGCGACGAGCCTTCCGTCGGTCTCGTCGAGCACCGCCAGGCGGTCGCCGCCGGTGTCGCCGCCGACGGCGAGCAGGCGGCCCGCGTCGGCCGCCACCACGCCGGCCCACCGGCCGGTGGTCCAGCGCACCGCGCCGGTGGCCGGGTCGAGCGCCGTCATCCCCTCGCCGCTCTGGCCGGCGCAGAGCAACGCGCCGCACGGCTCCACGTGGCTCAGCGGCGGCAGCCGCGCGGTCCACCGGTGGAGCAGCGTGTCCATCTCGTACGCGTCGACCGCGTCGTCGCCCGCTCGGCTCTCCAGCAGCAGTTCGCCGGCGGCCATCATCTGCCGTGGCGCGGGTGGTTCCCCCGGGTGCAGGTCGCGGGCGGCCAGCCGAGCGCCCGTCGTCGCGTCGAGCACCACCGTCTCGCCGGTCTCCGGCGCCAGCAGGAGCCGGTCCAGCGCCCCGGACGAACGGAAGGCGAGCCGCAGGTCATCCGTTCCGGTCGCGGTCCACACCGTGCGGCCGTCGGCCACCGCCACCCGGCGCACCTCCCGTGGACCCGACCCGCGCGTCGGTTCGAGCATGAGCGCGTCGCCCGCCGGGTAGGCGAGCGCCGCCTGCCGCCAACTGATCCGGCCGGTGTCGGCGTCGTAGGCCGTGGTCTCCCAGGTTTCGTCGTCGCCTGTCGCTCCGGCGGCCAGCACCCGCCCGCCCATCTCCCACACCGAGACGACCTCACCCGGGCCGGGCAGCCGGCTCCGCCACCGCTCCCGGCCGCCCCGGTACGCCACGATCTCCCGCACCGCCCCGGGCCGCCAGTCGAGCGGCCGGACCACGTACACCCGGTCACCGGAGACGAATGCGACCACACCGGCGCCCCCGGGGAGCGTGCGCACGACGGGACGCGCGAGCGGCGCTCCGGCACTGAGCGTCACAAGCGCCACCAGCAACACCAACGCGGTGCGGAACGGCCGGCCCACGGCGCGCGGCGGACGCCCCGCCGTCGGCGTCGGGGCGTCGTCGCGCAGCTCGCCGAGATCGATGATCTGGGTCAGGGCAGCCTCCGCAGCGTGAAGTCGCCGCCCCGCTCCCGGCAGACCAGCAGCGTCCGCCCGGCGGTGCAGTCGGTGCCGGTCAGCACGTCCCGCGCCGCGGGCGGGCCGCCCGACAGGTCCGGCTCGGCGAGCAGCAGCCGGCCGCCGCCCAGCGGCCGGGTGAGCAGAAGCCCGTCGTCGGCCTCGCTCTGACCGAGCACCCCCCACCCGCCGAGGTCGGCGACCAGCCGCCCGTCCGCCTCGGCCAGCACCGCCAGCCGGGCGCCGCCGGCGTCCTCGGCACCGACCAGCAGGTGACCGGACTCGGCCCGGAGCACGCCCGTCCACCGCTCGACGGTCCACCGCACCGCGCCGGTGGCCGGGTCGAGCGCCCACAGCCCACCGGTCGACCGGCCGGCGCAGAGCAGGGCGCCACACCGTTCCAGGGCGCCGACCAACGGCAGTTCCGCGGTCCAGAGCGGCCGGAGCGTGTCCAGCTCGTACGCGTCGACGGCGTCACCCGCCTCCCGGATCTCCACCAGCAGCCCGGCGACGGCGGCCATCCGTCGCTGGGCCGGCGGTTGTCCCGGGCGCAGGTTGCGTGCGGCCAGCCGGGCGCCGGTCACCGCGTCCAGCACCACGGTCTCGCCGGCCGTCGACCGGAGCAGAAGTCGCTCCACCCCGGACGGGCCGTAACTGACCTGCACGTCCGCGCTCGTCGGCGCGGTCCACGTGGTGTGTCCGTCGGTCACCGCCAGCCGGCGGACCGCCCGTGGCGCCGACCCGCCGGCCGGGAACAGCAGCAGCCCGTCGCCGGCCGGGACGGCGATCCCCGGTTGCCGCCAGCGCGACGCTCCGGTGCCGGCGTCCAGGGCCACCGTCTCCCATTCCTGGTCGTCGCCGGTGCGCACGGCGGCCAGCACCCGGCCACCCGCCTGCCACACCGACATGACGTCGCCGATGCCGGGCAGCGGGCTGCGCCACAGCTCCCGGCCCACCCGGTACGCGACGAGTTCCCGCTCGGTGTCCGGCCACCCGTGCGGCGGTCGCACCACGTACACCCGGTCCTCGGAGAGGAAGGCGGTGGACCCGGGCCCGCCGGGGATCGCGCCCACCGCGGACCGGGCCGGCGGCGCTCCGGCGGCGAGCGTCACGAGCGCCACCAGCAGCGCC
The genomic region above belongs to Micromonospora sp. WMMD1128 and contains:
- a CDS encoding PQQ-binding-like beta-propeller repeat protein, whose protein sequence is MTVIDLGELRDEAPTPGPAARPPRAVGRPFRTALALLVALVTLAAGAPPARSAVGAIPGGPGSTAFLSEDRVYVVRPPHGWPDTERELVAYRVGRELWRSPLPGIGDVMSVWQAGGRVLAAVRTGDDQEWETVALDAGTGASRWRQPGIAVPAGDGLLLFPAGGSAPRAVRRLAVTDGHTTWTAPTSADVQVSYGPSGVERLLLRSTAGETVVLDAVTGARLAARNLRPGQPPAQRRMAAVAGLLVEIREAGDAVDAYELDTLRPLWTAELPLVGALERCGALLCAGRSTGGLWALDPATGAVRWTVERWTGVLRAESGHLLVGAEDAGGARLAVLAEADGRLVADLGGWGVLGQSEADDGLLLTRPLGGGRLLLAEPDLSGGPPAARDVLTGTDCTAGRTLLVCRERGGDFTLRRLP
- a CDS encoding PQQ-binding-like beta-propeller repeat protein; translation: MGRPFRTALVLLVALVTLSAGAPLARPVVRTLPGGAGVVAFVSGDRVYVVRPLDWRPGAVREIVAYRGGRERWRSRLPGPGEVVSVWEMGGRVLAAGATGDDETWETTAYDADTGRISWRQAALAYPAGDALMLEPTRGSGPREVRRVAVADGRTVWTATGTDDLRLAFRSSGALDRLLLAPETGETVVLDATTGARLAARDLHPGEPPAPRQMMAAGELLLESRAGDDAVDAYEMDTLLHRWTARLPPLSHVEPCGALLCAGQSGEGMTALDPATGAVRWTTGRWAGVVAADAGRLLAVGGDTGGDRLAVLDETDGRLVADLKGWAIVPQDEAAERLFLTRPLGGGRLLLAELDLSGDLLPVRGVLFGTDCAASRALLVCRDSDGDFATRRLP
- a CDS encoding PQQ-binding-like beta-propeller repeat protein, which encodes MTPVIELGEMRHGEDDDESPAPPRRPPGRAARAVALGCLVLLMSAGASAPPRRPVPVRVPAPQGAAFVALAGRLMVADGPGTVGRDGRAVTGHRLSDGAQLWRFTLPAGDHVLGLGAMGDGLLVTSSPAGAGDTRSTLLDPATGAARWQQSGYPVRTASGGLLFENPGATGGGSLLAADPVTGAARWSLPMPTQGVAYRTDDRGVTQFVLVTPDGRVTVHDADSGAPVLTGRVPPAPDRVSYRYAQVVAGLLLVEGGPGTVTAYGLDRLDARWTVPVQPRAGLWFTDCAGMVCLRDQIGGARALDPATGRPGWADERWFGLFPFGGRLIAATPGVGLELHRWVLDPRTGRVLARLGRWRLTGTDREPGGLLGVRHLTGDRTLVGALDVPAGEVRIRAVLPGSWDECVDPGAVLVCLDPAGGLAIWPADR
- a CDS encoding C39 family peptidase: MTLVDPGRDVAYRRFRFPADRGLGRADGLGAGPDGLAPDGTAGRPTHAGPYAGSWTSPVTPVGFAATELVPSWTADTPSGSWLRVELRGCDAGAATTGWYDLGRWAADDGTVRRSSVPGQSDERARVAADTLRVTGATVTGWQVRVTLLRRPDAPAGPTLRTIGVVASADPGAAGSAVSAPAGYGLARGRVLDVPRYAQRLHAGGETRWGGGGDSWCSPTCVSMVLDFWGAGPAPHRYAWVDPPGPRPAVVHAARHCYDHAYAGAGNWPFNTAYAATHGVDAFVTRLRSLAEAERFVAAGIPLVVSAAFTRGQVPGLDYDTAGHLIVLAGFTGDGDPVLNDPYAADDERVRRTVARAPFEAAWQSGSGGIAYVLRPESVPLPPAPAQANW